CATCATCGCGACCGCGCGCGACGACGAGCCCGAGATCGTCCGGTTACTGAACGCCGGCGCCGACGACTACCTCATCAAGCCGTTCTCCATCGAGCACCTCAGCGCCCGGCTCGCCGCCGTGCTGCGCAGGTCGGCGCGGTCCGGGCCCACCGCGGAGCTCAGCGTGGGCGGGCTGCACATCGACCTCGACCGCCGGGAGGCGCGGCTGGACGGCGAGCCGCTGGAGCTGACCCGCCGCGAGTTCGACCTGCTGGCCTACCTCGCCGCCCGTCCCGGCCGGGTCGTCGCGCGGCGCGAACTGCTCGCCGAGGTGTGGCGGCAGGCCTACGGCGACGACCAGACCATCGACGTCCACCTCTCCTGGCTGCGCCGCAAGCTCGGCGAGACCGCCGCCGCCCCCCGCTACCTGCACACGGTCCGCGGCGTCGGAGTCCGCCTGGCCGACCCCCGCGCATGAGGC
The sequence above is a segment of the Actinomadura coerulea genome. Coding sequences within it:
- a CDS encoding response regulator transcription factor gives rise to the protein MASVLVVEDDANVRTALIRELSVRSHVVRSAPTAMDALREVTQSPPDVVVLDLGLPDLDGAEVLKMLRGISDVPVIIATARDDEPEIVRLLNAGADDYLIKPFSIEHLSARLAAVLRRSARSGPTAELSVGGLHIDLDRREARLDGEPLELTRREFDLLAYLAARPGRVVARRELLAEVWRQAYGDDQTIDVHLSWLRRKLGETAAAPRYLHTVRGVGVRLADPRA